In Janibacter sp. CX7, a single genomic region encodes these proteins:
- a CDS encoding molybdenum cofactor guanylyltransferase, which yields MSDPTPFDAVILAGGTGSRLGGASKADLELDGQRLLDRVLVAVADAQDIAVVGDVDVPDGVHRTVEDPPRGGPVAGLAAGLSALEAAGSTAEWTLLASCDLANPLPALGRLLAAWSFAVRSDEVTTDEHDGWCLADADDRPQWLLGIHRTSALRQGLERLGSPRDRSLRELFAEATLVTLPASRDDVADIDTWAELARWAERLEHPQEPASEPGQQEER from the coding sequence ATGAGCGACCCCACCCCCTTCGACGCCGTCATCCTCGCCGGCGGCACCGGCTCCCGTCTCGGCGGGGCGAGCAAGGCCGACCTCGAGCTCGACGGGCAGCGCCTGCTCGACCGGGTGCTCGTCGCGGTGGCCGATGCGCAGGATATCGCCGTCGTCGGTGACGTCGACGTGCCCGACGGGGTGCACCGCACCGTCGAGGACCCGCCGCGGGGCGGGCCGGTGGCCGGGCTCGCCGCCGGTCTGTCCGCGCTCGAGGCCGCCGGCTCGACGGCCGAGTGGACGCTGCTCGCCTCGTGCGACCTCGCCAACCCCCTCCCGGCACTCGGGCGGCTGCTCGCGGCGTGGTCCTTCGCGGTCCGCAGCGACGAGGTCACCACCGACGAGCACGACGGCTGGTGCCTCGCCGACGCCGACGACCGTCCCCAGTGGCTGCTCGGCATCCACCGCACGAGCGCGTTGCGCCAGGGGCTCGAGCGACTCGGCTCGCCGCGCGACCGGTCGCTGCGCGAGCTCTTCGCGGAGGCGACGCTCGTCACCCTGCCGGCGAGCCGCGACGACGTCGCCGACATCGACACCTGGGCCGAGCTGGCCCGGTGGGCCGAGCGGCTCGAGCACCCGCAGGAGCCCGCGTCGGAGCCCGGGCAGCAGGAGGAGCGATGA
- a CDS encoding DUF6457 domain-containing protein has product MSPQTEDQQAQERWADWIEQACAALGLDPESVDVRSILDMTKTIAHGFERPMAPVGAYVLGLAVGRLQEQGRPVDLDALRITLEATLPGADDTDEPQEHR; this is encoded by the coding sequence ATGAGCCCGCAGACCGAGGACCAGCAGGCGCAGGAGCGCTGGGCCGACTGGATCGAGCAAGCCTGTGCCGCACTGGGGCTCGACCCCGAGTCGGTCGACGTTCGCAGCATCCTCGACATGACGAAGACGATCGCCCACGGCTTCGAGCGCCCGATGGCGCCGGTCGGTGCCTACGTCCTCGGTCTCGCCGTGGGCCGGCTGCAGGAGCAGGGCCGCCCCGTCGACCTCGACGCCCTGCGCATCACGCTGGAGGCGACCCTGCCGGGGGCCGACGACACCGACGAGCCGCAGGAGCACCGATGA
- a CDS encoding MoaD/ThiS family protein translates to MSRATIRYFAGAAEAAGTDEEQLDGATIGEVLAAARRAHDDRLAEVLERCSVLHAGRYVDDDDTPVTDGATIDVLPPFAGG, encoded by the coding sequence ATGAGCCGGGCCACGATCCGCTACTTCGCCGGGGCCGCGGAGGCCGCCGGCACCGACGAGGAGCAGCTCGACGGAGCGACCATCGGCGAGGTGCTGGCCGCTGCTCGCCGCGCGCACGACGACCGCCTCGCCGAGGTCCTCGAGCGGTGCTCCGTGCTGCACGCGGGCCGCTACGTCGACGACGACGACACCCCCGTCACGGACGGCGCGACGATCGACGTGCTGCCGCCCTTCGCCGGGGGCTGA
- the moaA gene encoding GTP 3',8-cyclase MoaA translates to MTVRELLDTHGRVHRDLRVSLTDKCNLRCTYCMPAEGLPWLPKDELLTTPELLTLVEAAVHAGITEVRLTGGEPLVRPDVVDIVAGISAMEGPGGQPEVSMTTNGLGLAKVAGALADAGLARVNISLDTLQPERFAEITRRDRFDDVVEGLAAADAAGLRPVKVNSVLQRGINDDEAVDLTRWAVERGYELRFIEQMPLDGGHTWQRTEMITGQEILASLRSAFDLTEVPGRGAAPAERFLVDGGPATVGVIASVTMPFCGSCDRLRLTADGQLRSCLFARGETDLRGPLRAGASESEIHALVHECLQGKRPGHGIDEPGFLQPPRPMSAIGG, encoded by the coding sequence CTGACGGTGCGCGAGCTGCTCGACACCCACGGCCGGGTCCACCGCGACCTGCGGGTCTCCCTGACCGACAAGTGCAATCTGCGCTGCACCTACTGCATGCCCGCCGAGGGGCTGCCCTGGCTGCCCAAGGACGAGCTGCTCACCACCCCAGAGCTGCTCACCCTCGTCGAGGCCGCCGTCCACGCCGGCATCACCGAGGTGCGCCTGACGGGTGGAGAGCCGCTCGTGCGCCCCGACGTCGTCGACATCGTCGCCGGGATCAGCGCGATGGAGGGCCCGGGCGGCCAGCCCGAGGTGTCGATGACGACCAACGGCCTGGGCCTGGCCAAGGTCGCCGGCGCGCTGGCCGATGCCGGCCTGGCGCGGGTCAACATCAGCCTCGACACGCTCCAGCCGGAGCGCTTTGCGGAGATCACCCGTCGCGACCGCTTCGACGACGTCGTCGAGGGGCTCGCCGCGGCGGACGCCGCCGGGCTGCGGCCGGTCAAGGTCAACTCCGTGCTGCAGCGGGGGATCAACGACGACGAGGCCGTCGACCTCACCCGGTGGGCGGTCGAGCGCGGCTACGAGCTGCGCTTCATCGAGCAGATGCCGCTCGACGGCGGGCACACCTGGCAGCGCACCGAGATGATCACCGGCCAGGAGATCCTGGCGTCCCTGCGCTCGGCCTTCGACCTGACGGAGGTCCCCGGCCGTGGCGCGGCGCCCGCCGAGCGCTTCCTCGTCGACGGCGGCCCGGCCACGGTGGGGGTCATCGCCTCGGTGACCATGCCCTTCTGCGGTTCGTGCGACCGGCTGCGCCTGACGGCCGACGGGCAGCTGCGCAGCTGCCTCTTCGCGCGGGGCGAGACCGATCTGCGCGGCCCGCTGCGTGCGGGCGCGAGCGAGTCCGAGATCCACGCGCTCGTCCACGAGTGCCTGCAGGGCAAGCGCCCCGGGCACGGCATCGACGAGCCCGGATTCCTCCAGCCGCCGCGACCGATGAGCGCCATCGGCGGCTGA
- a CDS encoding molybdenum cofactor biosynthesis protein MoaE has product MTASAWVSAEPIDLPALLARVDAPTHGAVTSFVGQVRDHDPEASGRVVALRYTCHPDAPALIEQIVARTVAEHDPAGEADVAATHRVGDLDVGDLALVVAVGSAHRDLTFTLCRAVVEAIKHELPVWKQQFEADGSHAWSGLGC; this is encoded by the coding sequence ATGACGGCCTCCGCCTGGGTGTCCGCCGAGCCCATCGACCTGCCGGCCCTGCTCGCCCGGGTCGACGCCCCGACGCACGGCGCGGTGACGAGCTTCGTCGGGCAGGTGCGCGACCACGACCCCGAGGCCAGTGGCCGGGTCGTCGCGCTGCGCTACACCTGCCACCCCGACGCACCCGCCCTCATCGAGCAGATCGTCGCGCGGACCGTCGCCGAGCACGACCCCGCGGGCGAGGCGGACGTGGCGGCGACGCATCGCGTGGGTGACCTCGACGTCGGTGACCTCGCCCTCGTCGTCGCCGTCGGCAGCGCCCACCGTGACCTGACCTTCACGCTCTGCCGTGCGGTCGTCGAGGCGATCAAGCACGAGCTGCCGGTGTGGAAGCAGCAGTTCGAGGCCGACGGCTCCCACGCCTGGTCCGGGTTGGGGTGCTGA
- a CDS encoding molybdenum cofactor biosynthesis protein B: protein MSTSHVITVSDRVSGGEREDLSGPAAVELLEAAGHDVTTSVVPDGAAEVEAVLRASLAAGHRLVVTTGGTGVTPRDRTPEGTAPVLDREVPGLAELLRAEGARQTPFAAISRGLVGVVDATPDQPGALVVNLPGSAKGVRQGLEILLPLVDHVLDQLTGGDH from the coding sequence GTGAGCACGTCGCACGTCATCACCGTGTCCGATCGGGTCAGCGGCGGCGAGCGCGAGGACCTGTCAGGTCCCGCCGCCGTCGAGCTGCTCGAGGCCGCGGGCCACGACGTGACGACGAGCGTCGTCCCCGACGGCGCCGCCGAGGTCGAGGCCGTCCTGCGCGCATCCCTCGCCGCGGGCCACCGCCTCGTCGTCACCACGGGCGGCACCGGCGTGACGCCCCGGGACCGCACCCCCGAGGGGACCGCCCCCGTGCTGGACCGGGAGGTGCCCGGGCTCGCCGAGTTGCTGCGGGCCGAAGGGGCGCGGCAGACCCCCTTCGCGGCGATCTCGCGGGGTCTCGTCGGGGTCGTCGACGCCACCCCCGACCAGCCCGGTGCCCTCGTCGTCAACCTCCCCGGCAGCGCGAAGGGGGTCCGCCAGGGCCTCGAGATCCTCCTCCCGCTCGTCGACCACGTCCTCGACCAGCTGACCGGCGGTGACCACTGA
- a CDS encoding acyl-CoA dehydrogenase family protein, translating into MPRNIYDEDHEAFRSSVKEFVDRNLVPRAESMIAEHSIPREVWLEAGKQGFFGLTIPEEFGGAGIDDYRFNAVLAEELSKFNVAVSSCFGIHADITAPYIVALGTEEQKQRWLPQVATGEKILSIGMTEPNGGSDLAALKSSAVKADDGSGDWIINGSKTFITNGHQCDLAVVAIRTDPSKGAKGISLFVLEKEDEGFTKGKPLDKVGQPESDTSELFFDNVRVPADRLLGPEGMGFISMMQKLPQERLGNAIGCVAHAAQILEETIEYTKERKAFGQPIGSFQHNKFKIAELVTSIEVAQAYVDDCVAAHAEGKLSAVDAAKAKWWAAETQSKVLDECVQLHGGYGYMNEYRVARAWRDARINKIWAGTNEIMKELIGRDLGL; encoded by the coding sequence ATGCCCCGCAACATCTACGACGAGGACCACGAGGCCTTCCGCAGCTCCGTCAAGGAGTTCGTCGACCGCAACCTCGTGCCCCGCGCCGAGTCGATGATCGCCGAGCACTCGATCCCGCGTGAGGTGTGGCTCGAGGCCGGCAAGCAGGGCTTCTTCGGTCTGACCATCCCCGAGGAGTTCGGCGGCGCCGGCATCGACGACTACCGCTTCAACGCCGTCCTCGCCGAGGAGCTGTCGAAGTTCAACGTCGCGGTCTCCTCGTGCTTCGGCATCCACGCCGACATCACCGCGCCCTACATCGTCGCGCTGGGCACCGAGGAGCAGAAGCAGCGCTGGCTCCCGCAGGTCGCCACCGGCGAGAAGATCCTGTCCATCGGCATGACCGAGCCCAACGGTGGCTCCGACCTCGCCGCCCTCAAGTCCTCGGCGGTCAAGGCCGACGACGGCTCCGGCGACTGGATCATCAACGGCTCGAAGACCTTCATCACCAACGGTCACCAGTGCGACCTGGCGGTCGTCGCGATCCGCACCGACCCGAGCAAGGGTGCCAAGGGCATCTCGCTCTTCGTCCTCGAGAAGGAGGACGAGGGCTTCACCAAGGGCAAGCCGCTCGACAAGGTCGGCCAGCCCGAGTCCGACACCTCCGAGCTCTTCTTCGACAACGTGCGCGTCCCTGCGGACCGGCTCCTCGGCCCCGAGGGCATGGGCTTCATCTCGATGATGCAGAAGCTCCCGCAGGAGCGTCTGGGCAATGCCATCGGCTGTGTCGCCCACGCTGCGCAGATCCTCGAGGAGACGATCGAGTACACCAAGGAGCGCAAGGCCTTCGGTCAGCCGATCGGCTCCTTCCAGCACAACAAGTTCAAGATCGCCGAGCTCGTCACGAGCATCGAGGTGGCCCAGGCCTACGTCGACGACTGCGTCGCGGCGCACGCCGAGGGCAAGCTCTCCGCCGTCGACGCCGCCAAGGCGAAGTGGTGGGCGGCCGAGACCCAGAGCAAGGTCCTCGACGAGTGCGTCCAGCTGCACGGTGGTTACGGCTACATGAACGAGTACCGCGTGGCACGCGCCTGGCGTGACGCCCGGATCAACAAGATCTGGGCCGGCACCAACGAGATCATGAAGGAGCTCATCGGCCGCGACCTGGGTCTCTGA
- a CDS encoding TetR/AcrR family transcriptional regulator → MTTPTPSLPEHSNPTVVRLFEAAADAFADKGFHATTTRDIASRAGLSPAGVYVHFASKEDLLFQLSRVGHEGARDDLAAAAARADSPTEALAHVISAFARWHAEQHQVARIVQYEFRHLSPEHQREVLTLRREIDGVVEQIIAAGVEAGDFEVEDVRATALAALSLVVDVARWYHPGIKRTTPEQIGRTYGALALRLVGARAS, encoded by the coding sequence GTGACGACGCCGACACCCTCCCTGCCCGAGCACAGCAACCCGACGGTCGTGCGTCTCTTCGAGGCGGCCGCGGACGCCTTTGCCGACAAGGGATTCCACGCGACGACGACGCGCGACATCGCCTCGCGCGCCGGTCTGTCCCCGGCGGGTGTCTACGTCCACTTCGCGAGCAAGGAGGACCTGCTCTTCCAGCTCAGCCGCGTCGGCCACGAGGGGGCGCGTGACGACCTCGCCGCCGCAGCAGCCCGCGCCGACTCCCCCACCGAGGCCCTCGCCCACGTCATCTCGGCCTTCGCCCGCTGGCACGCAGAGCAGCACCAGGTCGCGCGGATCGTCCAGTACGAGTTCCGCCACCTCTCCCCCGAGCACCAGCGCGAGGTCCTCACGCTGCGCCGCGAGATCGACGGCGTCGTCGAGCAGATCATCGCGGCCGGTGTCGAGGCCGGCGACTTCGAGGTCGAGGACGTGCGCGCCACGGCCCTGGCCGCCCTCTCCCTCGTCGTCGACGTCGCCCGCTGGTACCACCCGGGCATCAAGCGCACGACGCCCGAGCAGATCGGGCGCACCTACGGCGCCCTGGCCCTGCGCCTCGTCGGGGCGCGCGCCAGCTGA
- a CDS encoding SGNH/GDSL hydrolase family protein translates to MHPSRPMATTAIALALAAVAAPSPATAAPGDSYVALGDSYSSGTGTRQYISDGTECLRSTLAYPSLVAASGDLDLDLRACSGATISDVTTTQLSALSTGTDRVSISVGGNDAGFADVLTECAMPGWASDCQGAIDGAQSFVSTTLPGRLTTLYSSIRSKAPNAAVVVVGYPRIFMGEDCNALTWFAPEEQTRLNEMADLLNSRLRTAAQEAGYTFVNPTSAFTGHAVCDDPEWLNGLSDPIVESYHPNVAGHRDGYAPLVSGPITGATQQVTASTIERATAGADEQARRQRARADVDRTIEPKTVRLPDLDSPRVRQAAARAGVDIDSPASVLAADRAWSARQARDHG, encoded by the coding sequence ATGCACCCGTCCCGCCCCATGGCGACCACCGCCATCGCCCTCGCCCTCGCCGCGGTCGCGGCCCCGTCGCCGGCGACCGCCGCGCCCGGCGACAGCTATGTCGCGCTCGGCGACTCCTACTCCTCGGGGACGGGGACGCGCCAGTACATCTCCGACGGGACCGAGTGCCTGCGCTCGACACTCGCCTACCCCTCGCTCGTCGCCGCCTCGGGTGACCTCGACCTCGACCTGCGGGCCTGCAGCGGCGCCACGATCTCCGACGTGACCACCACCCAGCTGTCGGCCCTGTCCACCGGGACCGACCGGGTGAGCATCTCCGTCGGCGGCAACGACGCGGGCTTCGCCGACGTGCTCACCGAGTGCGCGATGCCGGGCTGGGCGAGCGACTGCCAGGGCGCGATCGACGGGGCGCAGAGCTTCGTCAGCACCACGCTGCCCGGCCGGCTGACGACCCTCTACTCCTCGATCCGCAGCAAGGCCCCCAATGCCGCGGTCGTCGTCGTGGGCTACCCGCGCATCTTCATGGGCGAGGACTGCAATGCCCTGACGTGGTTCGCCCCCGAGGAGCAGACCCGGCTCAACGAGATGGCCGACCTGCTCAACTCCCGCCTGCGCACGGCTGCACAGGAGGCCGGCTACACCTTCGTCAACCCGACGAGCGCCTTCACCGGACACGCCGTCTGCGACGACCCCGAGTGGCTCAACGGCCTGTCCGACCCGATCGTCGAGAGCTACCACCCCAATGTCGCCGGGCACCGCGACGGCTACGCGCCCCTCGTGTCGGGCCCGATCACCGGCGCGACGCAGCAGGTCACCGCGAGCACGATCGAGCGGGCCACGGCCGGGGCCGACGAGCAGGCGCGGCGGCAGCGTGCGCGTGCCGACGTCGACCGCACCATCGAGCCGAAGACGGTGCGTCTGCCCGACCTCGACAGCCCTCGAGTGCGCCAGGCGGCGGCTCGTGCCGGCGTCGACATCGACTCTCCCGCAAGCGTGCTCGCGGCCGACCGCGCGTGGTCGGCACGGCAGGCGCGCGACCACGGCTGA
- a CDS encoding pentapeptide repeat-containing protein, producing the protein MPSLLDQVAGRTSVVDEVLTGSLDEGEVLTGVELVGCTLRGGSLAGASLAGVRLEGCTVEQVDLSRVRLPDSVLDGCTFTGCKALATSWSMLREPVLAPDPCTWVDCQLSLGSFGGLDLTGARFERCVLTDADFDGAVLREAVVDDCSLAGARLVRVDLREADLRTARDYVVDARDAQLAGLRVDPVGALGLLAPFGVVVE; encoded by the coding sequence ATGCCCTCACTCCTGGACCAGGTCGCCGGCCGCACGAGCGTCGTCGACGAGGTGCTCACCGGTTCGCTGGACGAAGGGGAGGTCCTCACCGGTGTCGAGCTGGTCGGGTGCACCCTGCGCGGCGGGTCCCTCGCCGGCGCGAGCCTCGCGGGGGTGCGGCTCGAGGGGTGCACCGTCGAGCAGGTCGACCTCTCGCGCGTGCGGCTGCCCGACTCGGTGCTCGACGGGTGCACCTTCACCGGCTGCAAGGCGCTCGCCACGTCGTGGTCGATGCTGCGCGAGCCGGTGCTCGCGCCCGACCCGTGCACGTGGGTCGACTGCCAGCTGTCGCTGGGCAGCTTCGGCGGGCTCGACCTGACGGGCGCGCGCTTCGAGCGGTGCGTCCTCACCGACGCCGACTTCGACGGGGCGGTGCTGCGCGAGGCCGTCGTCGACGACTGCTCGCTGGCCGGGGCCCGTCTCGTGCGGGTCGACCTGCGCGAGGCCGACCTGCGCACCGCGCGCGACTACGTCGTCGATGCACGCGATGCGCAGCTGGCCGGGCTGCGCGTCGACCCCGTCGGCGCGCTCGGGCTGCTCGCTCCCTTCGGCGTCGTCGTGGAGTGA
- a CDS encoding macrolide family glycosyltransferase: MAHLAMFGVDAVSHILPSLEILRELVARGHRVSVVNDPHQRELVEGTGARLVPCTSTLPDGDWPSDPIAAMRTFLEDAMQGLEQVREHFTRDPADLYLADIGGYGGRVLAEAQGAPFVQLSPTYVAWEGYAQEVGDQVMARPGAAQYRADFAAWLERAGATTHDPDAFAGIPPRALALVPRAMQPHADRVDEQRVTFVGPCIGERVDQGSWQRPDGAEVVVLVSLGSSYTDQPDFYRQCLAAFGGRTGWHLVLQVGRRIDLDALGAIPEGVEVHRWVPQMAILREADLFVTHAGMGGCGEGLLTATPMVAVPQDVDQFANADTLVGLGVTRRLDTAEASAAALRSAGDELLADREVPARLAELAHAARAEGGTSRAADLVEAELR, encoded by the coding sequence ATGGCCCACCTCGCGATGTTCGGCGTCGATGCCGTCAGCCACATCCTGCCCAGCCTGGAGATCCTTCGGGAGCTCGTCGCGCGCGGGCACCGGGTGAGCGTCGTCAACGACCCGCACCAGCGCGAGCTCGTCGAGGGCACCGGGGCCCGCCTCGTGCCGTGCACCTCGACCCTGCCGGACGGTGACTGGCCCAGCGACCCGATCGCGGCCATGCGCACCTTCCTCGAGGACGCGATGCAGGGTCTGGAGCAGGTCCGGGAGCACTTCACCCGCGACCCCGCCGACCTGTACCTCGCGGACATCGGCGGCTACGGCGGGCGGGTGCTCGCCGAGGCGCAGGGAGCCCCCTTCGTCCAGCTCTCGCCCACCTATGTCGCCTGGGAGGGTTATGCGCAGGAGGTCGGCGACCAGGTGATGGCCCGGCCCGGAGCCGCGCAGTACCGAGCGGACTTCGCCGCCTGGCTCGAGCGTGCCGGGGCCACCACGCACGACCCGGACGCCTTCGCCGGCATCCCGCCGCGGGCCCTGGCCCTGGTCCCCCGGGCAATGCAGCCGCACGCCGACCGGGTCGACGAGCAGCGGGTCACCTTCGTCGGACCCTGCATCGGCGAGCGCGTCGACCAGGGCTCGTGGCAGCGCCCGGACGGTGCCGAGGTCGTCGTCCTCGTCTCGCTCGGCTCGAGCTACACCGACCAGCCGGACTTCTACCGCCAGTGCCTCGCCGCCTTCGGCGGCCGCACGGGCTGGCACCTGGTGCTGCAGGTCGGGCGACGGATCGACCTCGACGCGCTGGGCGCGATCCCCGAGGGGGTCGAGGTCCACCGGTGGGTGCCCCAGATGGCGATCCTGCGCGAGGCCGACCTCTTCGTCACGCACGCCGGCATGGGTGGGTGCGGCGAAGGACTGCTCACAGCGACGCCCATGGTCGCCGTCCCCCAGGACGTCGACCAGTTCGCCAATGCCGACACCCTCGTCGGGCTCGGCGTGACCCGACGGCTCGACACCGCCGAGGCGAGCGCCGCCGCCCTGCGCTCCGCCGGCGACGAGCTCCTCGCGGACCGCGAGGTTCCCGCGCGGCTGGCCGAGCTGGCACACGCGGCACGGGCCGAAGGGGGCACCTCGCGGGCGGCCGACCTCGTCGAGGCCGAGCTGCGGTAG
- the ettA gene encoding energy-dependent translational throttle protein EttA yields MADYIYTMVRARKAHNEKVILDDVSMSFFPGAKIGMVGPNGAGKSTILKIMAGLDQPSNGEAQLKPGATVGILLQEPPLNEDKTVLGNVEEGAGEIKAKLDRYNEISELMTEPDADFDALMEEMGKLQEDIDHADAWDLDSQLEQAMDALRCPPPDADVTVLSGGERRRVALCKLLLQKPDLLLLDEPTNHLDAESVLWLEQHLASYPGAVVAVTHDRYFMDNVAQWIAEVDRGRLYPYEGNYSTYLEKKQERLQIQGKKDAKLAKRLKNELEWVRSNPKARQTKNKARLERYEEMAAEADRTRKLDFEEIQIPPGPRLGSKVIEVKGLKKGFDDRVLIEDLSFSLPRNGIVGIIGPNGVGKTTLFKTIVGIEEPDAGVVDIGDTVKLSYVDQNRGGIDPEKNVWEVVSDGLDHIQVGQVEIPSRAYVSQFGFKGPDQQKKSGVLSGGERNRLNLALTLKQGGNVLLLDEPTNDLDVETLGSLENALLDFPGCAVVISHDRWFLDRVATHILAYEGTEENPASWYWFEGNFEGYEANKIERLGEEAARPHRVTHRRLTRD; encoded by the coding sequence ATGGCCGACTACATCTACACCATGGTCCGTGCGCGCAAGGCGCACAACGAGAAGGTCATCCTCGATGACGTCTCGATGTCCTTCTTCCCCGGAGCCAAGATCGGGATGGTCGGGCCCAACGGGGCCGGTAAGTCGACCATCCTCAAGATCATGGCCGGGCTCGACCAGCCGAGCAACGGCGAGGCGCAGCTCAAGCCGGGCGCGACCGTGGGCATCCTGCTCCAGGAGCCGCCGCTCAACGAGGACAAGACCGTCCTGGGCAATGTCGAGGAGGGCGCCGGCGAGATCAAGGCCAAGCTCGACCGGTACAACGAGATCTCCGAGCTGATGACCGAGCCCGACGCGGACTTCGACGCGCTCATGGAGGAGATGGGCAAGCTCCAGGAGGACATCGACCACGCCGACGCCTGGGACCTCGACTCCCAGCTCGAGCAGGCGATGGACGCCCTGCGCTGCCCGCCGCCGGACGCCGACGTCACCGTGCTCTCCGGTGGTGAGCGCCGCCGCGTCGCGCTGTGCAAGCTGCTCCTGCAGAAGCCCGACCTGCTCCTGCTCGACGAGCCGACCAACCACCTCGACGCCGAGTCCGTGCTCTGGCTCGAGCAGCACCTCGCGTCCTACCCGGGCGCCGTCGTCGCCGTGACGCACGACCGCTACTTCATGGACAACGTCGCGCAGTGGATCGCCGAGGTCGACCGTGGCCGGCTCTACCCCTACGAGGGCAACTACTCGACCTACCTGGAGAAGAAGCAGGAGCGTCTGCAGATCCAGGGCAAGAAGGACGCCAAGCTCGCCAAGCGCCTGAAGAACGAGCTCGAGTGGGTGCGCTCCAACCCCAAGGCCCGCCAGACGAAGAACAAGGCGCGCCTCGAGCGCTACGAGGAGATGGCGGCGGAGGCCGACCGGACCCGCAAGCTCGACTTCGAGGAGATCCAGATCCCGCCGGGCCCGCGCCTGGGCAGCAAGGTCATCGAGGTCAAGGGCCTGAAGAAGGGCTTCGACGACCGCGTGCTCATCGAGGACCTGTCCTTCTCCCTGCCGCGCAACGGCATCGTCGGCATCATCGGTCCCAACGGCGTCGGCAAGACCACGCTCTTCAAGACCATCGTCGGCATCGAGGAGCCCGACGCGGGGGTCGTCGACATCGGTGACACGGTCAAGCTCTCCTACGTCGACCAGAACCGCGGCGGCATCGACCCGGAGAAGAACGTCTGGGAGGTCGTCTCCGACGGGCTCGACCACATCCAGGTCGGCCAGGTCGAGATCCCCTCGCGCGCCTACGTCAGCCAGTTCGGCTTCAAGGGCCCGGACCAGCAGAAGAAGTCGGGCGTGCTCTCCGGTGGCGAGCGCAACCGCCTCAACCTCGCGCTGACCCTCAAGCAGGGTGGCAACGTGCTGCTCCTCGACGAGCCGACCAACGACCTCGACGTCGAGACCCTCGGCTCGCTCGAGAATGCGCTGCTCGACTTCCCGGGCTGTGCCGTGGTCATCTCCCACGACCGGTGGTTCCTCGACCGCGTCGCGACGCACATCCTCGCCTACGAGGGCACCGAGGAGAACCCCGCGAGCTGGTACTGGTTCGAGGGCAACTTCGAGGGCTACGAGGCCAACAAGATCGAGCGCCTCGGCGAGGAGGCGGCGCGTCCGCACCGCGTCACCCACCGTCGCCTCACCCGCGACTGA
- a CDS encoding single-stranded DNA-binding protein: MNEVEITVAGRVVADPEHRQTTQGRQFTTFRVASTVRRRNREGVFVDVSTSFYNVAAFRSLGMNAHLSLHKGDPVVVHGRLTINSWQRADESWGSSADIEAVSVGHDMTFGTSDYAKVSRGVTDSPAQEAGVEGLVALADRVASSDEPTWAGSASPAESPEHEDEGEEAPVPQPV, encoded by the coding sequence ATGAACGAAGTCGAGATCACCGTCGCCGGCCGGGTCGTCGCCGACCCGGAGCACCGCCAGACGACGCAGGGTCGGCAGTTCACGACCTTCCGCGTCGCGTCGACCGTGCGCCGGCGCAACCGCGAGGGCGTCTTCGTCGACGTGTCGACGAGCTTCTACAACGTCGCGGCCTTCCGCTCGCTGGGGATGAACGCGCACCTGTCCCTGCACAAGGGTGACCCGGTCGTCGTGCACGGGCGGCTGACGATCAACTCCTGGCAGCGGGCGGACGAGTCGTGGGGGAGCTCTGCGGACATCGAGGCGGTGAGCGTCGGGCACGACATGACCTTCGGCACGAGCGACTACGCCAAGGTCAGCCGCGGCGTGACCGACTCGCCCGCCCAGGAGGCGGGGGTCGAGGGGCTGGTGGCCCTTGCCGACCGCGTCGCGAGCAGCGACGAGCCGACCTGGGCGGGGTCCGCGTCGCCCGCGGAGTCGCCCGAGCACGAGGACGAAGGGGAGGAGGCTCCCGTCCCGCAGCCGGTCTGA